CGCGCGGAGTCCGGCACCGCATCCTCCCAATGCTCCAATTGTGTGAACCAAAGGAGTTACCCATCGTGGGTACGATATTGCATAGCTCGGCTCAGATCCGAACTAATATTTTCTCAGTTCCCCCGGCAGCATGGGGCCGATTTGAGTAGCCTGCGCCTACGGCCATTAACGCAAAATATTGTGTTCATTTTGCTATATTCCACTTTATACTGTACCCTCATCGGGAATTTGTGGCTGAAGGCAGACCGCTTAAGCGGCAGTTGGGGCCGTCAATTCATAGCAAGCTATTTAGATTCATTTGATTACCGTATATTGTCGTGGCCTGCGAGATGAGGTCAGGATTTCGAGAAACACTTCCGAGGTGAGTCGTGCTGAAGCTCCAAAAAGTTGAAATGCTAGGGTTTAAGTCGTTTGCCGACGCCACCCAGATCGAATTTCATGGCGCCGGCGTGGCCGCCGTGGTGGGACCGAACGGCTGCGGGAAAAGCAATATCGCGGATGCCATCCACTGGGTGCTGGGCGAGCAATCGGTTAAGACCCTGCGTAGCTCCAAAATGCAGGACGTGCTATTCAGTGGCACCCCGCAGCGTCGCGCAACAGGCCTGGCGGAGGTCAAGCTGACCTTGGTGGACCCGGAAGCCAGAGCCTTGGCTGAGACTTTGCCGATGATCGCTCCTGCGGCCAGGCAACGATCAGAAGATGCGGAAACGGCGGAGGAATCTTCGTCCGCCAGCGAGGAAGTGGCCAAACTGAAAACGGATGGAGTCATCTCCGTTGCGCGCAGACTGTTCGCTTCAGGCGAAAGCGAATACCTGATGAACGATCGCATCTGCCGCCTGCGTGACATTCAGGAACTGTTCCTCGGCACCGGGTTGGGCCCGGACTCCTACGCGATCATCGAGCAGGGCCGCATCGGACAAATCCTAAGCGCGAAGCCTTACGAACGCCGCGGGCTGATTGAAGAAGCCGCCGGAATCACCAAATTCAAAGCCAAGCGGAAGCTGGCTTGGGCCAAGCTGGAATCTTCGAAACAGAATCTGGCGCGTGTCAGTGACATTCTCGAAGAAGTCGGCAAGCAAGTGATCTCGTTGCAGCGTCAGGCAGCGAAGGCTCGCCGGTACAAGGAATTATTCGAGCAGGTACGAGTCCAACTGCGTGGCATTCTGTTCAGCAAGCAGCGCCAGAAAGATGAAGAGGCCAGCGGACTGGCCATCGAACTGGGGGCACTGCGGCGCGCGGTCGAGGACCAGGCCGCACAAATAGAGGTCCTGGAGCGCACTCAGCAGGAATCATACGCCACGCTCGATCAACGGCAGAGTGAATTGCGCGATGCGACGGAGCAGCGCTCCAGCCTGCAGCTTGCCGCCGAGCGTGCGCGCGGACAGGCAGCCAGTCAGCTTCAACAGGCGCAATATCTGACCCGCCGCATTGAGGAATCTGCCGCGGAAGACACCCAGTTGCACACACGCTTGGAAGTATTGCAAACAGAGCGGGCGGAGTGTGCCACGTTGCTGGCTGGCATTGAGGCCGAGCGCGATTCGTTGCTGGCGCGGTTGCAGGACTGGGAGCGGCGCGCGCGTGAATGCCAGAACGAACTGCAACAGGGGACGACTCGTCTGGAGCAGATTCGCATCGAGATGTTGAACGCGGTCGGCGAGTGCGCCACGCTGCGCAATCAAGTTTCCCAGATCGAACAATTCCTCGCGCAGACCAGCCGGCAGACGGCGCACGCGGAAAAACAGGCTGCCGAGCTGGAGTCGTTGCGCGAGGCCGCCGATGGGCGTCGCCGCGACACGGACGAGCGCGTGGGCCTGCAAAAGCTGGAGCGCGGAAATTTGTCCAGCCGCCAGCGGGAGCTGGAAGGGACACTTCGCGCGCAGCGGGAGCTGGAATCCCAGACACGCGCGGTACTGGAGCGTTCACGCACGGAGCTGGCCAGCGAGCGGGCCCGGCTCGTTTCACTCAAAGAGATTCTTGACCGGCACTCCTACGCCACGGAAACGGTCCAGCGCCTGTTCGAGCTAAAGTCGGTGGAGGATGCGGGACGCGGCAAACTGGAGTCATCCGGCGTGCTCGCCGATTTTCTGGAAGTCGAACCGGCATACGAACGCGTGGTGGAGGAGTTCCTCCGTGAGGAGCTGGATTACGTTGTCGTCAGTAACTGGGATTCAGCCGAGCGCGGATTGCAGTTGCTCAAAAGCGAAGTTACCGGTAGAGCGGCGTTCATTCTACACGACCAGCAAATAGACGCCACCGCCGGATTGCAGAGCGCATTAGCTCCCGAGACGCCTGGAATTCTGCGGCCACTGGCCAGTTGTGTCCGCTTCCTCAATGGGTTTTCCAGCGCACCAGCCGGATTGCTGCCCAAACTTAACAATTGTTATTTGGTGAGCGATGCCGAAGCGGGTCGCGCCCTGGCCGCGAAGTATCCCGAGAAGTTTTTTCTGATGGGCGAAGGCATTTGGTTCCAGGGCGCCATGGTGTCCGCCGGCAAGACGGATAGCCAAGGCCCGCTCGCGCTGAAGCGCGAGATGCGTAGCCTCGAGCGCGAAGTGGAAATGCACGTGCAGACGGAAGCCCAACTCACCGTTTCACTGAAAGAAACGACGGAGATCATCGGACACACGCAGATTGATTTGAATGAAGTGGGAATCCGGGAGCGCGAGAGCGAGCGGGTGCTCATGCACGCGGAGCGCGATCTGCGCGAGGCGGCAGAGGAAGAGGCTCGCGTTGCCGGTCGCAGTGATCTGATCGCGTTGGAACTGGATCGTCTGCGCGCAGAGACTAAAAATGCGCAAGAGCAATTGACTCAAGACACGCAAAGCATCGCCGCAAAAGAAAAGGCCCGGTTAGAGCTGGAGGAAGAAAACACCACGATCATGGCCGCGACTACGCAGCTTCGGCAACAGGTGGATGAGGCGCGCGCCGTGGAGGGAGATCTGCGGGGGCGTCTGGCTGCGCTCGAGGAGCGTCGTCGAGCCAGCACAAGTTCGGTGTCCCGTTTGGATCAGACGCTGCGGGAAGTTTCCGAGCGCCGCACCGAAATTAGCCAACAGACCGGGGAGTGGGGTACGCAGCGAGTAAATATCGAGGAAGACAATCGACGCCTGGAGGAAGAAATCACCCAGGCCGCCGAGCGGTGTGAAATTCTCTCGCGCCACATCGAAGAGTTGCACACGACCAGCGCTCAGTTGCGTGAGCAGCTAGCCGCGCTCGACCAGCATTTGCATCAGACGCGACTGGAGTTGGAGATTGTCCGCGAAAAGCGCAGCGGGGCCGAAGTACAGATGGCCCGGCTGCAATCCGAGCTCGATCACTTGCGCGAGACCTGCCGTATCGAACTCCAAGTGGAGCTGGAAGTGCTGTTGGCCGAAGCCGCGGCGGAGAATCTTCCACTGCTGCAAGCCGAGGATCTGTTGGCTGCCGAGGAAAATTGGTTGCAGTTGCGAACCAAGCTCGACAATATAGGCCCCATCAACATGATGGCGCTTGAGGAGTACGAGGAGTGCAAGACGCGTCATACCTTCCTCGAACAGCAGCGCCAGGATTTGCTCGACTCGATTCGTGACACGACCTTGGCCATTCAGGAGATCGACGAAATATGCAATCGCCAGTTCACCGAAGCGCTGGGAATTATCGGCGCGCACTTCCAGGAGACATTCACGCAACTGTTCGGCGGCGGCCAGGGCATGCTGCGGTTGATTCAGACCGAAGACATGAAGGACGCGAGCGAAGCCGGCATTGAGATTGTGGCCCAGCCGCCGGGCAAGCGCTTGCAGAGCGTGCTGCTGCTCTCGGGCGGCGAGAAGGCGATGACAGCGATGGCACTGCTGCTGGCAATCTTCCGCTACAAGCCAAGTCCATTCTGCGTTCTCGACGAAGTCGACGCGCCGCTGGACGAAGCCAACATCGGCCGCTTCACGCAGATGGTCCAGCAGATGAGCCACGATACGCAGTTCATCTTGATCACGCACAGCAAGCGAACCATGAGCGTGGCGTCCGTGTTGTACGGAGTAACGATGCAGGAGCCGGGCGTGTCGAAGATCGTCTCGGTGCGCTTCAATCAGCATGCGCTTCCGGCACCCCCGAGTTCTCGCCTGCTGGCCGAGGCGGTAGCGTAATTCGTGCAAACCTAGGACGGCCTGCTTAGTTTCTTCAAAGCAGAGACCAGGTTCGAGCGCGTGAAGACGCGCCGTTCTTCGAGTTGCTCGATGAGGCCGCACCAAAGCGCCGCGGTTAGCGTATGTCCCTTGGGCGTGTCTTCCGCCTGTACCAGTTGATCGAGAAGATCGCGCGGGTTCGCGGCGGCAGAATTCTCAAAGCCTCGCGTTGGTGTCCCCTGAATATCCTTAGCGGATGCCGCGCCCTGTTGATGGTCCGAAAAATCACAACCCCAGAAATCAATTGATTCGACGAACTCAATTCCCGTCTCGTGATACCCAGGGTGCGAGTCTGAGGGTATGTGCCAGGCGATGCGAAACGGCGCTTGACGGCATGAGCTAAGATTCATCACGTTACCCTGCGAGCTTCCGTCAAGAGGCCGGCGGCTGCGAAGTTGCGCGCCATGGCGGGAAATATGAACAGTAGACACAATCTCTTTTGCAGCCGTCCCTCCAGCATGATCCTCCACAACCAGCATGAGACTGTGCCGAGCCGGAATACGTTCGCTACGCCTGTTCTTATTGGATGCTTTCATATCACCTGCTTAAGTTTTTCAAAATCCATTTCGGGTTTAGGTGTAAAGCTTTCGTGCCCGTTGCCAGAATTCCGTTGCGCGGCTTGCAAAGCCAGATTGCACTTGGCAAAGCCTTTTTCTTCCAGCACAAGAAAAGTTGCCGCAATGGCAGCCAATATCGCAGGGTGCCGATCGTGAAGGCGTGCCTGGGCGAAAGCCGTGGCAAAGGGAATGCCGATACTCGCCTCCAATGCAGATCCCAGACCAGAAGCAGCCGCCATGATGTCATCGACCAACAAAGGGGCATCCGCGAGGCAGGGTGCGGAAGCCGCATCCTCAAGCAGGAGGGGAGTTGGCGAATCGATGAAACGGAGATCCACTTCAAAACACGATGCATGCCGCTTGCTGCGAGTAATGCCGACCACGCGGCACCGGACAATGCCATCCCCCAAAGGGGCGGCGATAACGAGCTGAATCCCGCGCTCAAAAGGGTTCACGGAAATTGCCCGCAGCATGCGATCCGTGCAGGTAACGGCGCGGGCGTAGTAATTGAGCGTAATGCCATTGCTAAAACGGCAACTCATCCGGATGGGCACCGGAGAGGTTCGGAAATCCCGAGCAAAATCAGCAGCTAATTTTTTCATCAACCTAATTCCTGATCGTTTTCCTCTGCGCTGGGCGCAATGGGAATGAATCGAGAATAAGGGACAGCCGGAAATGCGCCAAGTAGAAAGAGCAGTTCAGTTACAAGTCGGGTACAGGTGGAGGTGTATTTCTTCGGCAGGGTCTAAAATTCAACGGTCTGCATGGTCTGATCGATGGATATGGTCGGCATGCCCGAGGTGGGCCCAGCGTAGGTGGCTGTTATGGTGAAGGTCTGATCGGAGAATTCAGCGGTGTAGCTGTAGCCTGCGCGGCCGCGTGTGGGGTCGATGACCAAGTCGCCAATCGACTGCAACTCCTCCAGGGAGGTGTAGTGTGCGTTGCTAGCCCAGTATGAGCGTTCGGCTTGCGCCATGCGCAATAGATCATTCTTCACGCCGGTGATGTCGATTGCCGCCCGTGGATTCCCCGTTCCCTGCGTAATATCGCCCGGACCAGTAAGCTGGGAGCGATAGATGTACATGCCGATGGCCAATACGATCAGCAACCCCGCCATTCCGAA
The Acidobacteriota bacterium genome window above contains:
- the smc gene encoding chromosome segregation protein SMC, translating into MLKLQKVEMLGFKSFADATQIEFHGAGVAAVVGPNGCGKSNIADAIHWVLGEQSVKTLRSSKMQDVLFSGTPQRRATGLAEVKLTLVDPEARALAETLPMIAPAARQRSEDAETAEESSSASEEVAKLKTDGVISVARRLFASGESEYLMNDRICRLRDIQELFLGTGLGPDSYAIIEQGRIGQILSAKPYERRGLIEEAAGITKFKAKRKLAWAKLESSKQNLARVSDILEEVGKQVISLQRQAAKARRYKELFEQVRVQLRGILFSKQRQKDEEASGLAIELGALRRAVEDQAAQIEVLERTQQESYATLDQRQSELRDATEQRSSLQLAAERARGQAASQLQQAQYLTRRIEESAAEDTQLHTRLEVLQTERAECATLLAGIEAERDSLLARLQDWERRARECQNELQQGTTRLEQIRIEMLNAVGECATLRNQVSQIEQFLAQTSRQTAHAEKQAAELESLREAADGRRRDTDERVGLQKLERGNLSSRQRELEGTLRAQRELESQTRAVLERSRTELASERARLVSLKEILDRHSYATETVQRLFELKSVEDAGRGKLESSGVLADFLEVEPAYERVVEEFLREELDYVVVSNWDSAERGLQLLKSEVTGRAAFILHDQQIDATAGLQSALAPETPGILRPLASCVRFLNGFSSAPAGLLPKLNNCYLVSDAEAGRALAAKYPEKFFLMGEGIWFQGAMVSAGKTDSQGPLALKREMRSLEREVEMHVQTEAQLTVSLKETTEIIGHTQIDLNEVGIRERESERVLMHAERDLREAAEEEARVAGRSDLIALELDRLRAETKNAQEQLTQDTQSIAAKEKARLELEEENTTIMAATTQLRQQVDEARAVEGDLRGRLAALEERRRASTSSVSRLDQTLREVSERRTEISQQTGEWGTQRVNIEEDNRRLEEEITQAAERCEILSRHIEELHTTSAQLREQLAALDQHLHQTRLELEIVREKRSGAEVQMARLQSELDHLRETCRIELQVELEVLLAEAAAENLPLLQAEDLLAAEENWLQLRTKLDNIGPINMMALEEYEECKTRHTFLEQQRQDLLDSIRDTTLAIQEIDEICNRQFTEALGIIGAHFQETFTQLFGGGQGMLRLIQTEDMKDASEAGIEIVAQPPGKRLQSVLLLSGGEKAMTAMALLLAIFRYKPSPFCVLDEVDAPLDEANIGRFTQMVQQMSHDTQFILITHSKRTMSVASVLYGVTMQEPGVSKIVSVRFNQHALPAPPSSRLLAEAVA